The Brachyhypopomus gauderio isolate BG-103 chromosome 17, BGAUD_0.2, whole genome shotgun sequence genome includes a window with the following:
- the LOC143480810 gene encoding transforming growth factor-beta receptor-associated protein 1 isoform X1, protein MNVFSSSLVFEEVPAGKGKDKCTFQCLEFFCNNLYVGRKDGVIQHLTVTGPSRGESPGAREVSRRQMGRGRAVSQLKALPVLNHLLVLWDGTITALNMFSLEPVPGLKSIQNVSLFYAGEPAARAQSVFVELFSASAKRRAVSIHRVYVDRWECVGQVVLPQEPVALVAHETRLCVATSDRYILHDYLSQSTLQLFTHDVGKQNVIVKESVKGEFLLNGPGNLGMFVMQNGTSQRPPVPWPDGVLDAAVLFPYLLALRNQTLHIYSMLDQQLKQTIYIQGGKALLSTPESVFVVAEREVRLLSQTALEDQIQGLLGLERVEEASTLLDGVQALLPGDCYKDLQRKIACTSGWIHFYNEAFPEAIEHFIKSELDPREIISVYPATVSGSDDFKPSNPLPAVSNTRDLRELNQEDQVTFQRYLSFLGGFLREVRGTAQGQICPQEVDTALLKLYLEQEDYANLDQFVSAPNHCILHVCEPDLRHHKRFFTIGLLYQSQAQHFNAFQIWAQVVNGECGDSSQEVLLHIVKTLCQLEQKSVILEAADWVLQKDQKAAALIFTKRDPDTQSLFAPNEVLTILSHYPVALILYLEFLIQDLHSEEEKHHTLLAMTYATLILDATERHKINDVTNQETREKLQQFLWQSSIYDTDALHAKIKSSHLHVERAILLGRAGEHRKALDLLVNQEKDERAAETYCWRTSAGQEKKCTQQLFLCLLQIYLGSSRHVTSAVDLLNNSAQAFDPARALEVLPGSWSLQPVMRFLNESLRASMHQRRTRGLEKNLAKVENLRHKCAWMEAAHGKVKLDRSRVCHSCQRQLTGPEFLRRPNSELLHIHCCSEDQGY, encoded by the exons atgaatgtttttagtTCCTCGCTTGTCTTTGAGGAGGTGCCTGCTGGCAAAGGCAAGGACAAATGCACCTTTCAGTGTCTGGAGTTTTTCTGCAACAACCTCTATGTCGGACGAAAGGATGGAGTCATCCAACATCTCACCGTCACAGGCCCGAGTAGAGGAGAGAGTCCCGGAGCCCGGGAGGTGTCGAGGAGGCAGATGGGTCGGGGCCGGGCCGTTAGCCAACTGAAGGCCCTGCCGGTTCTGAACCACCTTCTAGTGCTCTGGGATGGCACCATCACGGCGCTGAACATGTTCTCCCTGGAGCCCGTCCCGGGCTTGAAGAGCATTCAGAATGTGTCTCTGTTTTATGCGGGCGAGCCGGCTGCTCGCGCGCAATCTGTGTTCGTCGAGCTGTTCTCTGCCAGCGCCAAGCGGAGGGCGGTGAGCATTCACAGGGTGTATGTGGACAGATGGGAGTGCGTGGGCCAGGTGGTTCTCCCGCAGGAACCTGTGGCTCTGGTCGCGCACGAGACACGCCTATGCGTGGCCACGAGCGACAGATACATCCTCCACGACTACCTGAGCCAGAGCACTCTCCAGCTCTTCACACATGACGTGGGGAAACAAAACGTCATTGTGAAGGAGAGTGTGAAAGGGGAGTTCCTTCTCAACGGGCCAGGAAACCTGG GCATGTTTGTGATGCAGAACGGCACATCTCAGAGGCCTCCGGTGCCGTGGCCCGACGGCGTGCTGGACGCAGCGGTTCTGTTCCCCTATCTGCTGGCCCTGCGCAATCAGACTCTCCACATCTACAGCATGCTGGACCAGCAGCTGAAACAGACCATCTACATTCAAGGAGGCAAAGCACTTCTTTCCACCCCAG AAAGTGTTTTTGTAGTTGCTGAGCGGGAGGTTCGTCTCCTGTCCCAGACAGCCCTGGAGGATCAGATCCAAGGTCTGCTCGgactggagagggtggaggaagcATCGACGTTGCTGGATGGAGTCCAGGCTCTTTTGCCAGGGGACTGTTATAAG GACCTGCAGAGGAAAATTGCCTGCACATCCGGATGGATACATTTCTACAATGAAGCTTTTCCTGAGGCCATAGAGCATTTCAT TAAAAGTGAGCTGGATCCGCGGGAAATCATTAGCGTTTACCCAGCAACAGTCAGTGGCAGCGACGACTTCAAACCTTCAAACCCACTTCCTGCAGTGAGCAACACCAGGGACTTGAGGGAACTAAATCAGGAGGACCAGGTGACTTTTCAGCGATATCTCAGCTTCCTCGGTGGCTTCTTAAGAGAGGTCCGCGGGACGGCCCAGGGCCAGATCTGCCCTCAGGAAGTGGACACGGCCCTTTTAAAACTGTACTTAGAGCAGGAAGACTATGCCAACTTAGACCAGTTTGTGTCAGCACCAAACCACTGCATCCTCCATGTGTGTGAGCCAGATCTACGCCATCACAAAAG ATTTTTCACAATCGGACTGCTGTATCAAAGCCAGGCTCAACATTTCAATGCATTTCAG ATTTGGGCCCAGGTTGTGAACGGTGAGTGTGGGGACTCCTCACAGGAAGTTCTCCTGCACATCGTGAAGACGCTTTGTCAGCTGGAGCAGAAATCGGTCATTTTGGAGGCCGCTGATTGGGTTCTTCAGAAAGACCAAAAA GCTGCAGCATTGATCTTTACCAAGAGAGATCCAGATACCCAAAGCCTGTTTGCaccaaatgaagttctaaccaTTTTATCTCACTACCCAGTTGCTCTGATTTTGTATTTGGAATTTCTGATCCAGGACTTGCACAGCGAG GAGGAGAAACACCACACACTGCTCGCCATGACGTATGCCACGCTGATTCTAGACGCCACAGAGAGGCATAAGATCAACGATGTAACCAATCAGGAGACGAGAGAGAAACTGCAACAGTTCCTATGGCAATCGTCCATCTACGACACTGATGCTTTACATG CAAAAATAAAGTCCTCACATCTCCATGTGGAGAGAGCTATCCTGCTGGGGAGAGCTGGGGAACACAGAAAGGCCCTGGACCTTCTGGTCAATCAAGAGAAAGATGAACGGGCTGCAGAAACCTATTGTTGGAGGACCTCTGCTGGACAAGAAAAGAAGTGCACCCAGCAGCTCTTCCTCTGCCTGCTCCAGATCTATCTCGGTTCCAGCCGGCATGTGACCTCTGCGGTAGATCTCCTCAACAACAGCGCCCAGGCTTTTGACCCGGCCAGGGCACTGGAGGTGCTTCCTGGCTCCTGGTCTCTTCAGCCAGTCATGCGTTTCCTAAACGAGTCCCTGAGAGCATCGATGCATCAGAGGAGGACGAGGGGATTGGAGAAGAACCTGGCGAAGGTGGAGAACCTCCGACACAAGTGTGCCTGG ATGGAAGCAGCTCACGGAAAGGTCAAGCTAGACAGAAGCCGCGTGTGTCATTCCTGTCAACGGCAGCTCACAGGGCCTGAATTTCTCCGCAGGCCCAACAGTGAACTACTCCACATACACTGCTGCAGTGAAGACCAGGGCTACTGA
- the LOC143480810 gene encoding transforming growth factor-beta receptor-associated protein 1 isoform X3, translating to MNVFSSSLVFEEVPAGKGKDKCTFQCLEFFCNNLYVGRKDGVIQHLTVTGPSRGESPGAREVSRRQMGRGRAVSQLKALPVLNHLLVLWDGTITALNMFSLEPVPGLKSIQNVSLFYAGEPAARAQSVFVELFSASAKRRAVSIHRVYVDRWECVGQVVLPQEPVALVAHETRLCVATSDRYILHDYLSQSTLQLFTHDVGKQNVIVKESVKGEFLLNGPGNLGMFVMQNGTSQRPPVPWPDGVLDAAVLFPYLLALRNQTLHIYSMLDQQLKQTIYIQGGKALLSTPESVFVVAEREVRLLSQTALEDQIQGLLGLERVEEASTLLDGVQALLPGDCYKDLQRKIACTSGWIHFYNEAFPEAIEHFIKSELDPREIISVYPATVSGSDDFKPSNPLPAVSNTRDLRELNQEDQVVNGECGDSSQEVLLHIVKTLCQLEQKSVILEAADWVLQKDQKAAALIFTKRDPDTQSLFAPNEVLTILSHYPVALILYLEFLIQDLHSEEEKHHTLLAMTYATLILDATERHKINDVTNQETREKLQQFLWQSSIYDTDALHAKIKSSHLHVERAILLGRAGEHRKALDLLVNQEKDERAAETYCWRTSAGQEKKCTQQLFLCLLQIYLGSSRHVTSAVDLLNNSAQAFDPARALEVLPGSWSLQPVMRFLNESLRASMHQRRTRGLEKNLAKVENLRHKCAWMEAAHGKVKLDRSRVCHSCQRQLTGPEFLRRPNSELLHIHCCSEDQGY from the exons atgaatgtttttagtTCCTCGCTTGTCTTTGAGGAGGTGCCTGCTGGCAAAGGCAAGGACAAATGCACCTTTCAGTGTCTGGAGTTTTTCTGCAACAACCTCTATGTCGGACGAAAGGATGGAGTCATCCAACATCTCACCGTCACAGGCCCGAGTAGAGGAGAGAGTCCCGGAGCCCGGGAGGTGTCGAGGAGGCAGATGGGTCGGGGCCGGGCCGTTAGCCAACTGAAGGCCCTGCCGGTTCTGAACCACCTTCTAGTGCTCTGGGATGGCACCATCACGGCGCTGAACATGTTCTCCCTGGAGCCCGTCCCGGGCTTGAAGAGCATTCAGAATGTGTCTCTGTTTTATGCGGGCGAGCCGGCTGCTCGCGCGCAATCTGTGTTCGTCGAGCTGTTCTCTGCCAGCGCCAAGCGGAGGGCGGTGAGCATTCACAGGGTGTATGTGGACAGATGGGAGTGCGTGGGCCAGGTGGTTCTCCCGCAGGAACCTGTGGCTCTGGTCGCGCACGAGACACGCCTATGCGTGGCCACGAGCGACAGATACATCCTCCACGACTACCTGAGCCAGAGCACTCTCCAGCTCTTCACACATGACGTGGGGAAACAAAACGTCATTGTGAAGGAGAGTGTGAAAGGGGAGTTCCTTCTCAACGGGCCAGGAAACCTGG GCATGTTTGTGATGCAGAACGGCACATCTCAGAGGCCTCCGGTGCCGTGGCCCGACGGCGTGCTGGACGCAGCGGTTCTGTTCCCCTATCTGCTGGCCCTGCGCAATCAGACTCTCCACATCTACAGCATGCTGGACCAGCAGCTGAAACAGACCATCTACATTCAAGGAGGCAAAGCACTTCTTTCCACCCCAG AAAGTGTTTTTGTAGTTGCTGAGCGGGAGGTTCGTCTCCTGTCCCAGACAGCCCTGGAGGATCAGATCCAAGGTCTGCTCGgactggagagggtggaggaagcATCGACGTTGCTGGATGGAGTCCAGGCTCTTTTGCCAGGGGACTGTTATAAG GACCTGCAGAGGAAAATTGCCTGCACATCCGGATGGATACATTTCTACAATGAAGCTTTTCCTGAGGCCATAGAGCATTTCAT TAAAAGTGAGCTGGATCCGCGGGAAATCATTAGCGTTTACCCAGCAACAGTCAGTGGCAGCGACGACTTCAAACCTTCAAACCCACTTCCTGCAGTGAGCAACACCAGGGACTTGAGGGAACTAAATCAGGAGGACCAG GTTGTGAACGGTGAGTGTGGGGACTCCTCACAGGAAGTTCTCCTGCACATCGTGAAGACGCTTTGTCAGCTGGAGCAGAAATCGGTCATTTTGGAGGCCGCTGATTGGGTTCTTCAGAAAGACCAAAAA GCTGCAGCATTGATCTTTACCAAGAGAGATCCAGATACCCAAAGCCTGTTTGCaccaaatgaagttctaaccaTTTTATCTCACTACCCAGTTGCTCTGATTTTGTATTTGGAATTTCTGATCCAGGACTTGCACAGCGAG GAGGAGAAACACCACACACTGCTCGCCATGACGTATGCCACGCTGATTCTAGACGCCACAGAGAGGCATAAGATCAACGATGTAACCAATCAGGAGACGAGAGAGAAACTGCAACAGTTCCTATGGCAATCGTCCATCTACGACACTGATGCTTTACATG CAAAAATAAAGTCCTCACATCTCCATGTGGAGAGAGCTATCCTGCTGGGGAGAGCTGGGGAACACAGAAAGGCCCTGGACCTTCTGGTCAATCAAGAGAAAGATGAACGGGCTGCAGAAACCTATTGTTGGAGGACCTCTGCTGGACAAGAAAAGAAGTGCACCCAGCAGCTCTTCCTCTGCCTGCTCCAGATCTATCTCGGTTCCAGCCGGCATGTGACCTCTGCGGTAGATCTCCTCAACAACAGCGCCCAGGCTTTTGACCCGGCCAGGGCACTGGAGGTGCTTCCTGGCTCCTGGTCTCTTCAGCCAGTCATGCGTTTCCTAAACGAGTCCCTGAGAGCATCGATGCATCAGAGGAGGACGAGGGGATTGGAGAAGAACCTGGCGAAGGTGGAGAACCTCCGACACAAGTGTGCCTGG ATGGAAGCAGCTCACGGAAAGGTCAAGCTAGACAGAAGCCGCGTGTGTCATTCCTGTCAACGGCAGCTCACAGGGCCTGAATTTCTCCGCAGGCCCAACAGTGAACTACTCCACATACACTGCTGCAGTGAAGACCAGGGCTACTGA
- the LOC143480810 gene encoding transforming growth factor-beta receptor-associated protein 1 isoform X2, producing the protein MNVFSSSLVFEEVPAGKGKDKCTFQCLEFFCNNLYVGRKDGVIQHLTVTGPSRGESPGAREVSRRQMGRGRAVSQLKALPVLNHLLVLWDGTITALNMFSLEPVPGLKSIQNVSLFYAGEPAARAQSVFVELFSASAKRRAVSIHRVYVDRWECVGQVVLPQEPVALVAHETRLCVATSDRYILHDYLSQSTLQLFTHDVGKQNVIVKESVKGEFLLNGPGNLGMFVMQNGTSQRPPVPWPDGVLDAAVLFPYLLALRNQTLHIYSMLDQQLKQTIYIQGGKALLSTPESVFVVAEREVRLLSQTALEDQIQGLLGLERVEEASTLLDGVQALLPGDCYKDLQRKIACTSGWIHFYNEAFPEAIEHFIKSELDPREIISVYPATVSGSDDFKPSNPLPAVSNTRDLRELNQEDQVTFQRYLSFLGGFLREVRGTAQGQICPQEVDTALLKLYLEQEDYANLDQFVSAPNHCILHVCEPDLRHHKRFFTIGLLYQSQAQHFNAFQVVNGECGDSSQEVLLHIVKTLCQLEQKSVILEAADWVLQKDQKAAALIFTKRDPDTQSLFAPNEVLTILSHYPVALILYLEFLIQDLHSEEEKHHTLLAMTYATLILDATERHKINDVTNQETREKLQQFLWQSSIYDTDALHAKIKSSHLHVERAILLGRAGEHRKALDLLVNQEKDERAAETYCWRTSAGQEKKCTQQLFLCLLQIYLGSSRHVTSAVDLLNNSAQAFDPARALEVLPGSWSLQPVMRFLNESLRASMHQRRTRGLEKNLAKVENLRHKCAWMEAAHGKVKLDRSRVCHSCQRQLTGPEFLRRPNSELLHIHCCSEDQGY; encoded by the exons atgaatgtttttagtTCCTCGCTTGTCTTTGAGGAGGTGCCTGCTGGCAAAGGCAAGGACAAATGCACCTTTCAGTGTCTGGAGTTTTTCTGCAACAACCTCTATGTCGGACGAAAGGATGGAGTCATCCAACATCTCACCGTCACAGGCCCGAGTAGAGGAGAGAGTCCCGGAGCCCGGGAGGTGTCGAGGAGGCAGATGGGTCGGGGCCGGGCCGTTAGCCAACTGAAGGCCCTGCCGGTTCTGAACCACCTTCTAGTGCTCTGGGATGGCACCATCACGGCGCTGAACATGTTCTCCCTGGAGCCCGTCCCGGGCTTGAAGAGCATTCAGAATGTGTCTCTGTTTTATGCGGGCGAGCCGGCTGCTCGCGCGCAATCTGTGTTCGTCGAGCTGTTCTCTGCCAGCGCCAAGCGGAGGGCGGTGAGCATTCACAGGGTGTATGTGGACAGATGGGAGTGCGTGGGCCAGGTGGTTCTCCCGCAGGAACCTGTGGCTCTGGTCGCGCACGAGACACGCCTATGCGTGGCCACGAGCGACAGATACATCCTCCACGACTACCTGAGCCAGAGCACTCTCCAGCTCTTCACACATGACGTGGGGAAACAAAACGTCATTGTGAAGGAGAGTGTGAAAGGGGAGTTCCTTCTCAACGGGCCAGGAAACCTGG GCATGTTTGTGATGCAGAACGGCACATCTCAGAGGCCTCCGGTGCCGTGGCCCGACGGCGTGCTGGACGCAGCGGTTCTGTTCCCCTATCTGCTGGCCCTGCGCAATCAGACTCTCCACATCTACAGCATGCTGGACCAGCAGCTGAAACAGACCATCTACATTCAAGGAGGCAAAGCACTTCTTTCCACCCCAG AAAGTGTTTTTGTAGTTGCTGAGCGGGAGGTTCGTCTCCTGTCCCAGACAGCCCTGGAGGATCAGATCCAAGGTCTGCTCGgactggagagggtggaggaagcATCGACGTTGCTGGATGGAGTCCAGGCTCTTTTGCCAGGGGACTGTTATAAG GACCTGCAGAGGAAAATTGCCTGCACATCCGGATGGATACATTTCTACAATGAAGCTTTTCCTGAGGCCATAGAGCATTTCAT TAAAAGTGAGCTGGATCCGCGGGAAATCATTAGCGTTTACCCAGCAACAGTCAGTGGCAGCGACGACTTCAAACCTTCAAACCCACTTCCTGCAGTGAGCAACACCAGGGACTTGAGGGAACTAAATCAGGAGGACCAGGTGACTTTTCAGCGATATCTCAGCTTCCTCGGTGGCTTCTTAAGAGAGGTCCGCGGGACGGCCCAGGGCCAGATCTGCCCTCAGGAAGTGGACACGGCCCTTTTAAAACTGTACTTAGAGCAGGAAGACTATGCCAACTTAGACCAGTTTGTGTCAGCACCAAACCACTGCATCCTCCATGTGTGTGAGCCAGATCTACGCCATCACAAAAG ATTTTTCACAATCGGACTGCTGTATCAAAGCCAGGCTCAACATTTCAATGCATTTCAG GTTGTGAACGGTGAGTGTGGGGACTCCTCACAGGAAGTTCTCCTGCACATCGTGAAGACGCTTTGTCAGCTGGAGCAGAAATCGGTCATTTTGGAGGCCGCTGATTGGGTTCTTCAGAAAGACCAAAAA GCTGCAGCATTGATCTTTACCAAGAGAGATCCAGATACCCAAAGCCTGTTTGCaccaaatgaagttctaaccaTTTTATCTCACTACCCAGTTGCTCTGATTTTGTATTTGGAATTTCTGATCCAGGACTTGCACAGCGAG GAGGAGAAACACCACACACTGCTCGCCATGACGTATGCCACGCTGATTCTAGACGCCACAGAGAGGCATAAGATCAACGATGTAACCAATCAGGAGACGAGAGAGAAACTGCAACAGTTCCTATGGCAATCGTCCATCTACGACACTGATGCTTTACATG CAAAAATAAAGTCCTCACATCTCCATGTGGAGAGAGCTATCCTGCTGGGGAGAGCTGGGGAACACAGAAAGGCCCTGGACCTTCTGGTCAATCAAGAGAAAGATGAACGGGCTGCAGAAACCTATTGTTGGAGGACCTCTGCTGGACAAGAAAAGAAGTGCACCCAGCAGCTCTTCCTCTGCCTGCTCCAGATCTATCTCGGTTCCAGCCGGCATGTGACCTCTGCGGTAGATCTCCTCAACAACAGCGCCCAGGCTTTTGACCCGGCCAGGGCACTGGAGGTGCTTCCTGGCTCCTGGTCTCTTCAGCCAGTCATGCGTTTCCTAAACGAGTCCCTGAGAGCATCGATGCATCAGAGGAGGACGAGGGGATTGGAGAAGAACCTGGCGAAGGTGGAGAACCTCCGACACAAGTGTGCCTGG ATGGAAGCAGCTCACGGAAAGGTCAAGCTAGACAGAAGCCGCGTGTGTCATTCCTGTCAACGGCAGCTCACAGGGCCTGAATTTCTCCGCAGGCCCAACAGTGAACTACTCCACATACACTGCTGCAGTGAAGACCAGGGCTACTGA
- the fhl5 gene encoding four and a half LIM domains protein 5, giving the protein MSTERFDCHYCKDSLLGKKYILKEDTQYCTKCYENLFANSCEECSLPIGCSCKDLSYKDRHWHESCFMCAKCGRSLVEKAFAAKDELLLCTECYSHEYSSKCATCKKTIMPGSRKMEYKGNSWHETCFLCQRCQQPIGTKSFIPKDNSYFCVPCFEKQFAYQCCACKKAITTGGVTYHDSPWHRECFTCIGCKKQLAGQRFTSRENYPYCLECFSNLYAKKCVGCTKPITSLAGAKYVSFEERQWHSECFSCMQCSVSLVGRGFLTARDDILCTDCGREK; this is encoded by the exons ATGTCCACTGAACGATTTGACTGCCATTACTGCAAAGACTCTTTGCTTGGCAAGaagtacattttaaaagaaGACACGCAATACTGCACCAAGTGTTATGAGAACCTCTTTGCCAACTCCTGTGAAGAATGCTCTCTGCCAATCGGATGCAGTTGCAAG GACCTGTCGTACAAGGATCGCCACTGGCACGAGAGCTGCTTCATGTGTGCCAAATGTGGGCGTTCCTTGGTGGAGAAAGCGTTTGCAGCTAAGGACGAGCTGCTCCTCTGCACGGAGTGCTACTCCCATGAGTACTCCTCAAAGTGTGCCACCTGCAAGAAAACCATCATGCCAG GCTCACGGAAAATGGAATACAAGGGGAACAGCTGGCATGAGACCTGCTTTCTGTGTCAGCGCTGTCAGCAGCCAATAGGAACCAAGTCCTTCATCCCCAAAGATAACAGCTACTTCTGTGTTCCCTGTTTTGAGAAGCAGTTTGCCTATCAGTGCTGTGCCTGCAAAAAA GCCATTACTACTGGCGGGGTCACTTACCATGACAGCCCATGGCATCGAGAATGTTTTACCTGCATCGGCTGCAAGAAGCAACTGGCAGGTCAGCGCTTCACATCCAGAGAAAACTACCCCTACTGCCTGGAATGCTTCAGTAACCTCTACGCCAAGAAATGTGTGGGTTGCACCAAACCCATCACTA GTTTGGCGGGTGCGAAGTACGTGTCGTTCGAGGAGCGGCAGTGGCACAGCGAGTGTTTCTCCTGCATGCAGTGTTCCGTTTCGCTGGTGGGCCGCGGCTTTCTCACCGCTCGCGACGACATCCTGTGCACCGACTGTGGCCGCGAAAAGTGA
- the fut9a gene encoding 4-galactosyl-N-acetylglucosaminide 3-alpha-L-fucosyltransferase 9: protein MPSAPTHRILRPLLLGTFLLGCFVTVFLMYIKPSTSWLSGPVESETSTARVKSLLSNRSDQNQTVVLVWLWPFGETYDLNVCSSLFNIDGCFITADRTLYNKSDAVVIHHRDISADLSNIPSPYRPPLQKWIWMNLESPSHSSQLPGIENLFNLTLNYRQDADIEVPYGAIVAARGDEDFVPPSKNKLICWIVSNWNPDHVRVKYYNELYKHIEIHAYGQAFGEYISDQDYFPTIASCKFYLAFENSIHKDYITEKLYNPLSVGTVPVVLGPPRENYQNFVEGDAFIHVDDFSSPKELADYLLLLDKNEELYLRYFNWRKHFKVKKAYFWAEHTCLACDYIRRHNEYKTFNNLDKWYWG from the coding sequence ATGCCATCTGCACCAACTCACAGAATTCTACGACCCCTTCTGCTTGGCACATTCTTACTGGGCTGTTTTGTGACTGTGTTTTTGATGTACATCAAACCATCTACTAGCTGGTTGTCGGGCCCTGTTGAATCTGAAACCTCCACTGCCCGAGTCAAGAGCCTCCTGTCCAACAGAAGTGACCAGAACCAGACTGTAGTGCTCGTCTGGCTATGGCCGTTTGGCGAGACCTACGACCTGAACGTCTGCAGCTCCCTGTTCAACATCGACGGCTGCTTCATCACCGCCGATCGGACCCTGTACAACAAGTCCGATGCGGTCGTTATTCACCACAGGGACATCAGCGCCGACCTGTCCAACATACCTTCTCCGTATCGACCTCCTCTCCAGAAATGGATCTGGATGAACCTCGAGTCGCCGTCGCACTCCTCCCAGTTGCCCGGGATTGAAAACTTGTTCAATCTGACTCTGAACTATCGTCAGGATGCTGACATTGAAGTGCCTTACGGAGCCATTGTCGCAGCTCGCGGGGACGAAGACTTTGTACCACCGAGCAAGAACAAGCTCATTTGTTGGATTGTGAGCAACTGGAACCCAGACCACGTGAGAGTGAAGTACTACAATGAACTGTACAAGCACATTGAGATCCACGCTTACGGCCAGGCTTTCGGTGAGTACATATCCGACCAGGACTATTTCCCCACCATAGCCAGCTGTAAGTTCTACTTGGCGTTTGAGAACTCCATTCACAAAGACTACATCACAGAGAAGCTGTACAACCCTCTCTCTGTTGGCACCGTTCCGGTGGTTCTGGGCCCACCCAGGGAGAACTATCAGAATTTTGTGGAGGGCGACGCCTTCATCCACGTCGATGACTTCTCCTCTCCGAAAGAGCTGGCCGActaccttcttcttctggacaAAAATGAGGAGCTGTATCTGAGGTACTTTAACTGGCGCAAACATTTCAAGGTGAAGAAGGCCTACTTTTGGGCCGAGCACACATGCCTGGCCTGTGATTACATCAGAAGGCACAATGAGTACAAGACGTTTAATAATCTTGACAAATGGTACTGGGGTTAA
- the manea gene encoding glycoprotein endo-alpha-1,2-mannosidase codes for MARFRQKSCITGVALGLLIFVITVILKSLTPDDHSYIDASLLGVLPQESQRDGQRHGHLQANSDAETLGRAADAVDRETQEERLDGEDEDLPPPNYSVHVFYYTWYGNPQFDGKYIHWDHPLLPHWDPKVAAGYPTGRHQPPDDIGASFYPSMGAYSSRDPSVIMAHMQQLRAAAIGVLAVSWYPPGMKDDNGEPTDDIVPLILDIADKYQLKVVFHIEPYKGRDEKSMLENIKYIVDKYGGHPAFFKHRSNTGKLLPLFYIYDSYLLSPDVWAQLLKSAGKRSIRDTPYDGVFVALLVEEKHKEEILAAGFDGIYTYFATNGFSYGSTHRNWKSIKAFCDSNDLIFIPSVGPGYVDTSIRPWNTQNTRNRINGRYYEIALGAALDTRPEVISITSFNEWHEGTQIEKAIPKMGRKVGYLDYLPHKPSVYLELTQKWAQKFREEQLKWRP; via the exons ATGGCGAGATTTAGACAGAAATCCTGCATCACTGGAGTCGCCCTGGGCCTTCTCATATTTGTCATAACTGTCATTCTGAAAAGCCTGACCCCAGATGACCACAGCTACATAGATGCCTCTCTGCTTGGGGTTTTGCCTCAGGAAAGCCAGAGAGATGGGCAGAGACATGGCCATTTGCAAGCAAACAGTGATGCGGAGACCCTCGGCAGAGCTGCAGACGCTGTGGACAGAGAGACCCAGGAGGAAAGGCTCGATGGAGAAGATGAAGATCTCCCCCCACCGAACTACAGCGTGCACGTCTTCTACTACACATGGTACGGAAACCCTCAGTTCGATGGTAAGTACATTCACTGGGATCACCCTCTCTTGCCACACTGGGACCCCAAAGTGGCTGCGGGCTACCCGACAGGAAGACATCAACCTCCAGATGACATCGGAGCCAGTTTCTACCCCTCCATGGGTGCATACAGCTCTAGAGACCCCTCAGTCATCATGGCGCATATGCAGCAGCTCCGAGCCGCGGCCATCG GTGTTCTTGCGGTGTCCTGGTATCCACCAGGTATGAAAGACGACAACGGAGAACCGACTGATGACATCGTGCCTTTGATCCTGGATATTGCTGATAAATACCAACTGAAG GTAGTTTTTCATATTGAGCCATACAAAGGACGAGATGAAAAAAGCATGCTTGAAAATATCAAGTATATTGTAGACAA GTATGGAGGCCATCCTGCTTTCTTCAAGCACAGATCGAACACTGGGAAACTTCTTCCTTTGTTTTACATATACGACTCCTATTTGCTAAGTCCAGACGTCTGGGCACAGTTGCTTAAGAGTGCTGGCAAGAGGAGCATTCGAGACACCCCGTACGACGGCGTCTTCGTCGCCCTGCTAGTGGAGGAGAAGCACAAGGAGGAGATATTGGCCGCTGGTTTCGATGGCATTTACACGTACTTTGCGACTAATGGCTTCTCCTACGGCTCCACCCACCGTAACTGGAAGTCCATTAAGGCGTTCTGCGACAGCAACGATCTGATTTTCATACCTAGCGTAGGCCCTGGTTACGTCGACACCAGCATTAGGCCTTGGAACACGCAGAATACGCGGAACCGCATCAATGGGAGATACTATGAGATCGCTCTGGGTGCGGCGCTGGACACCAGGCCAGAGGTCATCTCTATAACGTCATTCAACGAATGGCACGAGGGCACTCAGATTGAGAAAGCCATTCCTAAAATGGGGAGGAAGGTTGGTTACTTAGACTACCTACCTCATAAACCTTCTGTGTATTTAGAGCTTACACAAAAATGGGCACAGAAATTCAGGGAAGAGCAGTTGAAATGGCGACCGTGA